Proteins encoded within one genomic window of Leptospira kanakyensis:
- a CDS encoding superinfection immunity protein produces the protein MFSNLGPWEILFLLSPIWAIGGYFLPTIIALVKKKHSFTLVLINLLLGWTIIGWFYALFLALKKNN, from the coding sequence ATGTTTAGTAATTTAGGACCTTGGGAAATTCTCTTTTTACTTAGTCCGATTTGGGCTATTGGTGGATATTTTTTACCAACAATAATTGCTTTAGTTAAAAAGAAACATAGCTTCACGTTGGTTCTCATTAATCTTTTACTTGGATGGACAATAATTGGATGGTTTTATGCTCTTTTTCTAGCATTAAAGAAAAATAATTAA
- the vapC gene encoding type II toxin-antitoxin system VapC family toxin encodes MNLLIDTSVWSEALRRKNKSVNSEDTFLFQIIKNEEEIFLTGIILQEILTGIKNQKLFDEINNHLRFFNYVTPTNKDHILAAQLRNDLAKKGITVASIDVLIAQIAISNNLTIATYDSDFNKIAENSKLKIINFEKYLSKT; translated from the coding sequence GTGAACTTACTTATTGATACTTCCGTTTGGTCAGAAGCTCTTAGACGAAAAAACAAATCTGTTAATTCTGAAGATACTTTTCTTTTTCAAATAATTAAAAATGAAGAAGAGATATTCTTAACTGGAATTATACTACAGGAAATATTAACAGGAATAAAAAACCAAAAGCTTTTTGATGAAATTAATAATCATCTTCGCTTCTTTAATTATGTAACCCCTACGAACAAAGATCATATTCTCGCAGCACAGTTAAGAAATGATTTAGCAAAAAAGGGAATCACTGTGGCTTCGATCGATGTTTTAATAGCACAAATAGCTATTTCAAACAATTTAACCATTGCGACTTACGATTCTGATTTCAACAAAATTGCTGAAAATTCGAAATTAAAAATAATAAACTTTGAAAAATATCTCAGTAAAACATAA
- a CDS encoding type II toxin-antitoxin system VapB family antitoxin, translating into MATNLNIDSELLDEAYSLSGLKTKRETVNTALIEFIKKHKQKEIIKFFNTIEYDPKADYKKLRK; encoded by the coding sequence CATTGACTCAGAATTACTTGATGAAGCATATTCATTAAGTGGCTTAAAAACAAAAAGAGAAACTGTAAACACTGCACTTATCGAGTTTATAAAAAAACATAAACAAAAAGAAATTATTAAATTTTTCAATACTATTGAATATGATCCAAAAGCTGATTATAAAAAGCTCAGAAAATAG